ACTGCCCTTTGTCACGATGGTAACAGATCCGTCTATCATTCACGAGCAGCCGATATTAAAAGGTATCTATGATTTTCTTGGCTTCCAATCTACATCGACCTTTATTGTTTTTTCTGTCGGTTTTTTATTAGTCGTTTTTGTATTAAAAAATATTTATTTGCTCGCATTTTTTTATGTGCAATATCGCATTATATTAAACCAGCAAGTCAAGCTGTCTACACGGTTATTAAAGGAATACTTAACGAAACCGTATACGTTTCATCTTCAGAGAAATTCAGCTGATTTGTTAAGGAACGTTAATGATGAAGTGCCGAAACTTTTTCAAGGGATGATTTTGTCAGGTTTTCAACTACTCACTGAAGTTTTAGTGATCATATGTATTCTAGCTTTATTACTCATTACAGCACCACTAGCAACCCTTACTGCGGCTGCATTGCTCGGAACGAGTATCGTCATTTTCTTTAGGCTTTTCCGGAAGAAAATTAATCATCTCGGAAAAGAACAGCAAGTAGTCGGTGGGAAGATGATTAAATGGGTCAATCAAAGTTTAGGTGCAAGTAAAGACGTGAAAGTATCAGGGAAAGAGTCCTTTTTTATAAATGCTTATCGCACCCAAAGTCAAATTAGAGCGAATAATGGACGATTTATGAAGATGCTTGACCAAGCACCAAGGCTTTTCATTGAAACGATCCTCGTCTCTACAGTACTGGTGACGATGCTTATCATCATTTATCAAGGAGCAGATACAGGAGAGCTCATTACGACGATGGCATTATTCGCCATGGCAGCCTTTCGATTAATGCCATCGATTAGCCGGGTGATTGCTATGGTGACACAAATAAAATATAGTCAGCCGGCACTCAATGTGGTGTATGAAGATATTTTTGAAAATCGTGACGCCACACTTGACGATACAGAAGCTGAAATGAAGAGAGACAATCGCATTAATAGCGGACGACACTTTAAAGAGGAAATTGTGTTAAATAAAGTCTCTTATCGTTATCCTGATCAAGAGAAAGATGCTGTTAAAGATGTGTCACTGCAAATCCCGATCGGATCATCCGTTGCCTTTATCGGTGAATCTGGAGCAGGCAAAACGTCAATTGTAGATGTTATTTTAGGATTACTACCACCAACTAAAGGTGAAATCCTTGTGGATGGGAAAAGTATTATCGACCAACGGCGTATTTGGCAACAAAAAATTGGGTATATCCCTCAATTTATCTTTTTGTCAGATGACTCCATATTAGGGAATGTGGCTTTCGGAATTGATCCCGAAGAAGTGGATGAAGAAGCCGCATGGCGTGCACTTGAGCAAGCACAACTTAAAGAGTTTATTCAAACATTACCAGAATCGATTCACACACAAATTGGTGAGCAAGGTGTCAGACTTTCTGGCGGTCAGCGTCAAAGAATCGGGATTGCGAGAGCTCTTTATCATAACCCTGAAATATTATTTATGGATGAAGCCACTTCTGCACTTGATAATGAAACAGAAAAAGAAATTATGAAAGCAATTGATGGATTAAAAGGGGAGAAAACCTTGATTATTATCGCTCATCGTCTTACAACGATTGAAAATTGTGATACTGTATTTAAAATGAATCACGGGCGATTAATCTCTATAGATAATAAAACCTCTAAATCCATCATGTAAGCTACGGAGGTCCATTATGCCAAAAATTAGTCTATCAGTTGCCGTTTACAACTTAGAAGATTATTTACCGAAATGTATTGAGTCTATTTTAAACCAGACGTTTGGAGATTTTGAATTACTATTAATTAATGATGGTTCAACAGATGGATCTGGAAAAATTTGTGACCAATATGCTGCAAAAGATAAGCGGGTGAAAGTGATTCATCAGCAAAATGTCGGTCTATCCCAAGTGCGCAACGTAGCACTTGAACATTCAACCGGTGATTACATTGGTTTTGTTGATGGGGATGATTGGATAGCCCCGACAATGCTTGAAACATTGTATACGCTTTGTCATGAACATGACGCCCCGATTAGCATGTGTCCTTATTTATCAGTGGATGAACAAGGTCAACCGTTAAATCAACCGCCTGATAGTAAGCGAATAGAAATGATGTCCAATAAAGACGCGTTAAAGCGAACGTATGAAAACAAGTTGACGGGGTACGTTCTATGGAACAAATTATTTAAACGATCATTATTTGAAGGTGTGAATTTTCCAGCAAAACGGGATTTCCAAGATGCTTCGGTTCTTTATCAATTACTTCATAAAGCAAAGAAAGTAATCTACATTGAGAACCCTCTCTATTTTTATTTAATTAGAGCGTCTGGGATCACGAAAAGTCAGCTCGCTTCGTTTTCGATGAAACGACTAGATGTGGTACCTAACTACAATGAGACGTATGCTTTTATGAAGGTTCACCATCCAGAACTATGCGATATGATCACCGCAAATTTTTTCACATCATTGAGAACGATGCTTGTTGATATTATGAAAGAAAATAAAGTAAAAGAGCATCGAGAGGCCATTTCGCATATCTGTCAAAACATATCAGCTATTAAAAAGCGATTATCTCGTAATACGTATGTTGATAAAAAGCATATTCGCATTGCAAAACTATTATCAAGATTCCCGCGTTTGGGAATCTTTTTATATTCTTTTAAATTAAAACTTCGTTCCTAATAACAAAAAGGGCTTTCTGAGGAGGATATTATGAAAATTCTAGTCACAGGTGGAGCTGGTTATATTGGTAGCCATACGTGTGTCGAGCTGATTTCTGCGGGTCATGACGTTGTCGTAATGGACAACTTGTCAAACAGTCATATAGAAGTATTCAATCGAATGAAAAACATTACAGGGCATGATATCCCATTTTATGAGGCAGATTTGCTCGATAAAGATACTTTGACTAACGTCTTTGAAAACGAGTCAGTTGATGCGGTCATCCACTTTGCGGGATTAAAGGCGGTTGGCGAGTCTGTTGAAAAGCCATTTATGTATTACAACACTAATTTAATTAGCACACTTAATTTAGTAGATTGCATGAAACGCTTTAACGTGACAAATCTCGTCTTCAGTTCTTCTGCAACAGTATATGGTTTTCAAGAAACGATGCCACTTTCAGAAGATTTTCCATTAAGTGCTACAAACCCTTATGGAAGAACAAAGCTCATGATAGAAGAAATGCTAGAGGATATAGCTGCTGCTGATGCATCATTAAGTATTTCATTATTAAGATACTTTAATCCGATCGGTGCGCATGAATCGGGAATGATTGGTGAAGATCCAAACGGGATTCCAAATAATCTAGTGCCATACATTACACAAGTCGCCAGTGGAAGACTTAAGCAATTACATGTATTTGGGGCAGATTATCCAACCGATGATGGAACCGGAGTACGCGATTACATTCACGTATGCGACTTAGCTGACGGTCATGTAAAAGCGTTAGAATGGAATGCGTTAAATACAGGCATTGAAGCATTTAATTTAGGAACCGGAAGAGGGACCAGTGTATTAGAAATGGTTGAGGCGTTTAAAGAAGTTACTATGCTGGATATCCCGTGCCATATTCAAGAGCGCCGTGCAGGCGATGTAGCTGTAAGTTATGCAGATCCGTCTAAGGCAAATCGCCTCCTAAACTGGACTGCTAAACGAGATGTAATGACAATGTGCCAAGACAGCTGGCGCTGGCAAAAGAACAATCCTCAAGGGTATAAAACTGGTAAAATAACGGAGGGGGCCTACTAATGAAAGGTATTATTTTAGCAGGCGGTAAAGGCACACGCTTATATCCTTTAACAAAATCCATTTCTAAACAATTATTACCGATCTATGATAAGCCAATGATTTATTACCCTCTTTCAGTTTTAATGCTTGCAGGTATAAAGGATATTTTAATCATCTCGACTGCTGAAGATACGCCGAGATTTCAGCAATTATTAGGTGATGGGCATGACCTAGGTATTTCATTATCTTATGAAATTCAATCAGAGCCAAGAGGGTTAGCGGATGCTTTTTTAATTGGCGAATCTTTTATAGGAAACGATGATGTGGCTCTTATTCTTGGTGATAATATTTTTTATGGTCACGAATTCACAAGTCAACTAGAGCGCGTCCGGCAAAACTTAGATGGCGCCACCGTGTTTGGTTATAATGTCAATGACCCCTCACGCTTTGGTGTAGTTGAATTTGACGAACATGGTCGTGTATTGTCAGTCGAAGAAAAACCTGAGAATCCTAAATCAAACTATGCCATTACCGGACTATACTTTTTCGATAATAACGTCGTGAAGTTTGCTAAGAATGTCATGCCTTCTGACCGAGGAGAAATTGAAATAACAGATGTCCTAGCGCAATACCTTGTGAGAAATAAACTGAATGTAGAGCTAATGGGACGAGGATTTGCGTGGCTCGATACTGGGACACATGAATCATTATTAGAAGCCTCTCAATTTATCGAAATTATTGAAAAGCGTCAAAGTTTGAAAGTGGCGTGTTTAGAAGAAATTGCCTATATAAAAGGGTATATTTCCCGAGAAGATCTACTAGAGCTTGCCAAACCGTTAATGAAAACGGAATATGGCACATATTTATGCAAAATTGCCGATTTAGACATGCAGTGGGAAACACAACGTTTAACCGCTCTTTAATTTATCACGAGATAAGCTTCCGTAAAGATTCCTGCTTTAAATAGAGAGGAGAGCTAACGGCCGCTAATCTCCTGATTGACTCAACTACCAATCAGTGGGAGAAGAACGAAAACACTCCCACTGATTGAAGGTTCGTTTTATCACAGATAAGCGTCCGTAAAACTCTCGGCTCAAAATAGCGAGGAGAAATAACGCTATTTTGGCGGGAGCTAACGGCCGCTAATGTCCTGATTAACTCAACTACCAATCAGTGGGAGAAGAATGAAAACACTCCCACTGATTGAAGGTTCGTTTTATATGATTATTAGGAGGAAGAATATATGAATCTATTAGTAACTGGTGGTGCAGGTTTTATTGGCAGTCACTTTATTAAACATATCATTAACACGCACCCAACCTATCAAGTGATTAATTTTGATGCTTTAACATACGCTGGAAATTTAGATAACGTAGCAGAAGTAAGTCATTTATCTCGTTACCATTTCGTTAAAGGCGATATTGCAGATCGTGGAGCAGTATTGGCTGTGATGAATGAATATGATATTGATGCGGTCATTAATTTTGCTGCAGAGACTCATGTTGATAAAAGTATCGAAGGACCGGACGTATTTGTTAGAACAAATGTGCTTGGGACACAAACGCTCCTTCATGCTGCGCTTGAAAATAATATAAAAAGATTCATCCAAATATCAACAGATGAAGTTTATGGGAGTTTAGGTGCTGAAGGTTATTTTACTGAAAAAACACCTCTTGCACCAAATAGTCCTTACTCAGCAAGTAAAGCATCTGCTGACTTAATTGTCCGATCGTATTTTGAAACATTTAACATGAACGTTAATATTACGCGTTGCTCAAATAATTACGGGCCAAATCAAAACTCAGAAAAGTTAATCCCCCTTATGATATCAAAAGCGATAGCAGGGGAAAAACTACCTGTTTATGGATCTGGTCTTAATGTGCGTGATTGGCTGCACGTAAAAGATCATTGCCAGGCTATAGATGACGTTCTTCATAAAGGAAAGCCAGGGGAAATCTATAATATTGGTGGCGATAATGAGTGGACGAATATTGATATAGTTAGAAAAATATTAAACGAACTAAAGGCCTCAGAGGAATTAATTACGTTTGTAACTGACAGAAAAGGGCATGACCATCGGTACGCTATTGATCCAGCGAAGATTACTGCTGAATTAGGTTGGAAACCTCAATATGAGTTTTCTGAAGGTTTAATTGAGACGATCAACTGGTATAAATCCCGTCTTGTCTTAGAGTCAGCAGAATAAGTTAACATCAGATAGACATGAGGAGATGAATAAATTGAAAACGATCGATACGCTTTTTAGTGAAGTGAAAGTTGTTATTCCTACTATCTTTGAAGATGGTCGTGGATTCTTTTCAGAGGTATATAACGAACAAACATTTAAAGAAGCCGGTATTGAATTAAATGTCATCCAAGATAATCAGTCATTATCACGGAAGAAAGGTACTTTACGTGGCTTACACTATCAACTACATCCTAAAGCACAAGGTAAGTTAGTTCGTGTTGTGAGAGGCAGTATTTTTGATGTTGCTGTGGATATTCGCCGATCATCTCCTACATTTGGCAAGTGGTTTGGTGTCGAATTATCTGCACAAAATAAAAAACAATTATTAGTTCCAGCTGGTTTTGCCCATGGATTTTGTACGTTAGAGGAGAACACAGAGGTCATTTACAAAGTGGATGCTCCCTATGCTCCTGAGCTTGAAGGGGGCATCATTTGGAATGATAAAGAGCTAGCGATTGACTGGCCTGTGGACACCCCTACTTTATCTGAAAAAGACGAGCAATTACCTACATTAGCAAATGCCAAATTATTCGATTAAAGGAAGGGGAGTAGGCGATGTTGAAACGACTTTTTGATTTGATCACGTCTCTTGTGCTCATCATTCTATTCCTTCCTATTATGATTATCACAGCGATCCTTATTAAATTAACGATTGGTTCACCTGTTCTTTTTCATCAAGTAAGGCCAGGGCTTCATGAAAAGCCATTCACGCTCATAAAATTTAGAACGATGTCGAACGCAAAAGGTAAAGATGGTCAGCTTTTGGAGGATCATGAACGTTTAACTGGATTTGGTAAGTTTGTAAGATCAGTTAGTCTTGATGAACTCCCTCAGCTTTTTAACGTGCTGAAAGGAGAATTAAGCCTAGTTGGCCCAAGGCCACTTCTTATGGACTATTTACCACTTTATAATAATGAACAAAAGAGAAGACACCATGTTAAGCCTGGGATAACTGGATGGGCACAAGTGAATGGAAGGAATGCTATAAGTTGGGAAGAAACTTTCCAACTTGACCTTTATTACGTGGATAATTACAGTTTTAAACTTGACATAAAAATATTATGGTTAACTGTAGTGAAAGTGTTCAAACGAGAAGGGGTTGCAGAAGAGGGACATGTGACAAAATCAGCATTTACAGGTAATAGTCAATGTGACTCATCTCGGAGTGTTGAACATGACACTTTTTAAAAAATGGATTATGACCTTCATTGTCGTTATGAGTGTGACGGTTGGATATATATACTGGGAAAATTCACGTGTGGTTTTAACTGAAGAAACAATCTTTATTGAAGAGCTTCCAGAAGAGTTTGAAGGATTTAAAATATTGCAAATCACCGATTTACATGGCAAAACGTTCGGCTCCGAGCAGCGTAGGCTCGTGGATGCCATTAACGATGTGTCGTATGATGCTATCGTGTTTACGGGGGATATGCTGAAAGACGACACGAGCACTGACTACGCACCAACATACCAGTTACTAGAGGGGCTCTCTAATCTTGATAATGCTTTATTCGTGACTGGAAATACTGATCCTCATCATTTTGAACCTGTTTCTAAAAGAACAGTGAAAAAAGATGACTTTATAGAAGGTATGATTGAAAGAGGCGTAAAGCCACTTGATTCCATCTACACCATTTCTCGTGGCGAATCTAAACTGTTTTTTACAGAATTTGAAATATCTTTGCTAGATCCAGAGGAAGAATTGAATCACTTAAAGGCAGGGACAGGAGCTAATCAGCAGGATGACATGCTTGATAGAGACTATTTAACTGAATTATTTCACGATATGACTGAGTTAGATAACATGAGTGATGACGATGTTCTGATTTCACTCTATCATTACCCCCTCGTTGATCAACGGATCGATTATTATCAACAAGACCCTTCAGTGAACTTGAGGGATTATGATCTTCATATTGCTGGTCACTACCATGGTGGACAAATTCGTTTGCCATTCATAGGCGCTCTTATCGTGCCAGAAGCTTATTATGATAACTATGGATTATTTCCTCCACAAGATAGAGTTATGGGATTGTGGGAGTATGACGGTATCCAGCAATATGTGAGCACTGGTTTAGGTGCTAGTGATCCGATTAAATTTTTAGGCTTTCGGTTTTTAAATCCTCCTGAAATTAATTTACTAACACTTTCTAAAAAATAGTTTACTAACTTATTTAGTTAGGCAGTAGGTTTAAATAATTTTAAAAAAGGGGACAGTAACAAGAGTTTGTCTCGCATGACTACCTAACTAGAGATTATACTGTTGTCGGAGGATTAACTAATCATGCCTAAATCAAAGTGGTTCCTTTTTCTTTATAGCATTGTTCTTATATTAATTACTATTAACTTAGCAAAAGAAGTCCCATTCGTGTTTTATCCAATAGCAGTCGCATTCAGTTCACTTGCCCCTATATTATTAGTCGGCGGCGTTTTATATTATATCTTGCGTCCCATCGTAAAACTGATAGGCAAGTTCATGCCACATACTTTAGCTATCGTATCGATGTTTCTTTTATTTGCTGGTGTAGCGACTGGACTTATTACCGTTGTAGGGCCTATATTTGTCTCTCAAATCAATAATTTAGTTAACAGTATACCGGGCTTCATCAATGAGATTGAAACGTGGATCGATAATTTGATGGAAACGGAGTGGGTTACGCGAATACAAAATGAAGAGACTTTTCAAAACTTCGATCCTTCTATGATCACTGATAATGTGTCTAGTGTTCTTACAAATATGGGTGGAAATATCATTAGCTTTTTAGGCATGGTGTTCAATGTCATTATGCTTATTGTCGTTCTTCCTTTCGTGCTATTCTTCTTGTTGAAAGATGGTAGTAAGCTACCCGACAGTCTTCTAAGATTTGTACCGGAAGATCAATCGGAAGAAGGGCAGAAAATCTTAAGCGATATGGATGACACACTTAGTGCTTACATACAGGGTCAAGCGATTGTCAGCGTTTGTGTTGGTATACTCTCATTAATTGCCTATTTGATTATCGGCGTAGATTATGCATTAATACTTGCGTTAATAGCGATGCTCACCAATTTAATTCCGTTTATTGGACCGTTTATTGGTACGATACCAGCCGTCTTCGTCGCTCTTTTCAACGATCCGATTTCAGCTGTTTGGGTCGTGTTGGCAATTATCATTATCCAACAAATTGAAAGTAATCTCATCTCACCGAATGTCATGGGACAAAAGTTAAAGGTGCACCCACTTACGATTATTCTTTTATTAATATTAGCCGGCAACTTGGCCGGGGTTGTAGGGCTTATTTTAGCCATTCCGTTTTACGCTGTAACTAAAACAGTGGTTCAAAACGTTTATCGCTTACTTAAACTTCGTTACCCAAATTTAAACTAG
The DNA window shown above is from Salipaludibacillus agaradhaerens and carries:
- the rfbA gene encoding glucose-1-phosphate thymidylyltransferase RfbA — protein: MKGIILAGGKGTRLYPLTKSISKQLLPIYDKPMIYYPLSVLMLAGIKDILIISTAEDTPRFQQLLGDGHDLGISLSYEIQSEPRGLADAFLIGESFIGNDDVALILGDNIFYGHEFTSQLERVRQNLDGATVFGYNVNDPSRFGVVEFDEHGRVLSVEEKPENPKSNYAITGLYFFDNNVVKFAKNVMPSDRGEIEITDVLAQYLVRNKLNVELMGRGFAWLDTGTHESLLEASQFIEIIEKRQSLKVACLEEIAYIKGYISREDLLELAKPLMKTEYGTYLCKIADLDMQWETQRLTAL
- the rfbC gene encoding dTDP-4-dehydrorhamnose 3,5-epimerase yields the protein MKTIDTLFSEVKVVIPTIFEDGRGFFSEVYNEQTFKEAGIELNVIQDNQSLSRKKGTLRGLHYQLHPKAQGKLVRVVRGSIFDVAVDIRRSSPTFGKWFGVELSAQNKKQLLVPAGFAHGFCTLEENTEVIYKVDAPYAPELEGGIIWNDKELAIDWPVDTPTLSEKDEQLPTLANAKLFD
- a CDS encoding AI-2E family transporter, with the translated sequence MPKSKWFLFLYSIVLILITINLAKEVPFVFYPIAVAFSSLAPILLVGGVLYYILRPIVKLIGKFMPHTLAIVSMFLLFAGVATGLITVVGPIFVSQINNLVNSIPGFINEIETWIDNLMETEWVTRIQNEETFQNFDPSMITDNVSSVLTNMGGNIISFLGMVFNVIMLIVVLPFVLFFLLKDGSKLPDSLLRFVPEDQSEEGQKILSDMDDTLSAYIQGQAIVSVCVGILSLIAYLIIGVDYALILALIAMLTNLIPFIGPFIGTIPAVFVALFNDPISAVWVVLAIIIIQQIESNLISPNVMGQKLKVHPLTIILLLILAGNLAGVVGLILAIPFYAVTKTVVQNVYRLLKLRYPNLN
- the galE gene encoding UDP-glucose 4-epimerase GalE; protein product: MKILVTGGAGYIGSHTCVELISAGHDVVVMDNLSNSHIEVFNRMKNITGHDIPFYEADLLDKDTLTNVFENESVDAVIHFAGLKAVGESVEKPFMYYNTNLISTLNLVDCMKRFNVTNLVFSSSATVYGFQETMPLSEDFPLSATNPYGRTKLMIEEMLEDIAAADASLSISLLRYFNPIGAHESGMIGEDPNGIPNNLVPYITQVASGRLKQLHVFGADYPTDDGTGVRDYIHVCDLADGHVKALEWNALNTGIEAFNLGTGRGTSVLEMVEAFKEVTMLDIPCHIQERRAGDVAVSYADPSKANRLLNWTAKRDVMTMCQDSWRWQKNNPQGYKTGKITEGAY
- a CDS encoding sugar transferase codes for the protein MKRLFDLITSLVLIILFLPIMIITAILIKLTIGSPVLFHQVRPGLHEKPFTLIKFRTMSNAKGKDGQLLEDHERLTGFGKFVRSVSLDELPQLFNVLKGELSLVGPRPLLMDYLPLYNNEQKRRHHVKPGITGWAQVNGRNAISWEETFQLDLYYVDNYSFKLDIKILWLTVVKVFKREGVAEEGHVTKSAFTGNSQCDSSRSVEHDTF
- the rfbB gene encoding dTDP-glucose 4,6-dehydratase: MNLLVTGGAGFIGSHFIKHIINTHPTYQVINFDALTYAGNLDNVAEVSHLSRYHFVKGDIADRGAVLAVMNEYDIDAVINFAAETHVDKSIEGPDVFVRTNVLGTQTLLHAALENNIKRFIQISTDEVYGSLGAEGYFTEKTPLAPNSPYSASKASADLIVRSYFETFNMNVNITRCSNNYGPNQNSEKLIPLMISKAIAGEKLPVYGSGLNVRDWLHVKDHCQAIDDVLHKGKPGEIYNIGGDNEWTNIDIVRKILNELKASEELITFVTDRKGHDHRYAIDPAKITAELGWKPQYEFSEGLIETINWYKSRLVLESAE
- a CDS encoding metallophosphoesterase; the protein is MTLFKKWIMTFIVVMSVTVGYIYWENSRVVLTEETIFIEELPEEFEGFKILQITDLHGKTFGSEQRRLVDAINDVSYDAIVFTGDMLKDDTSTDYAPTYQLLEGLSNLDNALFVTGNTDPHHFEPVSKRTVKKDDFIEGMIERGVKPLDSIYTISRGESKLFFTEFEISLLDPEEELNHLKAGTGANQQDDMLDRDYLTELFHDMTELDNMSDDDVLISLYHYPLVDQRIDYYQQDPSVNLRDYDLHIAGHYHGGQIRLPFIGALIVPEAYYDNYGLFPPQDRVMGLWEYDGIQQYVSTGLGASDPIKFLGFRFLNPPEINLLTLSKK
- a CDS encoding glycosyltransferase family 2 protein encodes the protein MPKISLSVAVYNLEDYLPKCIESILNQTFGDFELLLINDGSTDGSGKICDQYAAKDKRVKVIHQQNVGLSQVRNVALEHSTGDYIGFVDGDDWIAPTMLETLYTLCHEHDAPISMCPYLSVDEQGQPLNQPPDSKRIEMMSNKDALKRTYENKLTGYVLWNKLFKRSLFEGVNFPAKRDFQDASVLYQLLHKAKKVIYIENPLYFYLIRASGITKSQLASFSMKRLDVVPNYNETYAFMKVHHPELCDMITANFFTSLRTMLVDIMKENKVKEHREAISHICQNISAIKKRLSRNTYVDKKHIRIAKLLSRFPRLGIFLYSFKLKLRS
- a CDS encoding ABC transporter ATP-binding protein: MKQTLSKMLELFNQREKKKLVILLVMMIVAAIFETLGVGLILPFVTMVTDPSIIHEQPILKGIYDFLGFQSTSTFIVFSVGFLLVVFVLKNIYLLAFFYVQYRIILNQQVKLSTRLLKEYLTKPYTFHLQRNSADLLRNVNDEVPKLFQGMILSGFQLLTEVLVIICILALLLITAPLATLTAAALLGTSIVIFFRLFRKKINHLGKEQQVVGGKMIKWVNQSLGASKDVKVSGKESFFINAYRTQSQIRANNGRFMKMLDQAPRLFIETILVSTVLVTMLIIIYQGADTGELITTMALFAMAAFRLMPSISRVIAMVTQIKYSQPALNVVYEDIFENRDATLDDTEAEMKRDNRINSGRHFKEEIVLNKVSYRYPDQEKDAVKDVSLQIPIGSSVAFIGESGAGKTSIVDVILGLLPPTKGEILVDGKSIIDQRRIWQQKIGYIPQFIFLSDDSILGNVAFGIDPEEVDEEAAWRALEQAQLKEFIQTLPESIHTQIGEQGVRLSGGQRQRIGIARALYHNPEILFMDEATSALDNETEKEIMKAIDGLKGEKTLIIIAHRLTTIENCDTVFKMNHGRLISIDNKTSKSIM